From Zhongshania aliphaticivorans, one genomic window encodes:
- a CDS encoding recombinase family protein, with translation MQSQASIEDQVRLCTERAEREGWTIVQIYTDHGLSGASMMRPGIQALMQDAQSGKFDIVLAEALDRLSRDQEDIAGIHKRLSFANVQMVTLSEGEISHLHIGLKGTMNALFLKDLADKTRRGLRGRVEAGKSGGGKSYGYDVVRKFDGNGEPIKGDREINQDQAETINQIFRDYAAGISPKAIAKSLNERGIPGPSGKGWTQSTINGNRDRGTGILNNELYIGRLVWNRQRFIKDPDTGKRVPRLNPESEWIIQDVPELAIVDQELWQAAKVRQQKLTKARKKNDALWDCRRPKYLFSGLMKCGECGGGFSKISSEHFGCSTARNKGTCSNRRSIRRNLLEDTVLNGLRHHLMDPELAAVFAEEYTRHMNKLRMGRNAAIKTHKEELDRNNKELDKLIDAICNGVPAARVKDRMWELENRNEELKGLLETTVEEPVYIHPNMGKRYREQIEKLVAVLNEDDKRAEAAEIIRGLVDKIVLSPDTTAKKGLKIDLHGALAGILSLGKACKNSKDISSSELQQVVLVAGAGFEPTTFGL, from the coding sequence ATGCAAAGCCAGGCCTCGATTGAGGATCAAGTTCGCCTTTGCACTGAGCGAGCGGAGCGCGAAGGCTGGACTATCGTCCAAATCTATACCGACCATGGCCTGTCCGGGGCAAGCATGATGCGCCCCGGCATTCAGGCGCTCATGCAAGATGCCCAAAGCGGCAAGTTCGATATTGTCCTGGCTGAAGCGCTGGATCGTCTTTCGCGCGATCAGGAGGATATTGCCGGAATTCACAAGCGCCTGAGCTTTGCCAATGTCCAGATGGTCACCCTGTCCGAGGGTGAAATCTCACATCTTCATATCGGCCTGAAAGGCACGATGAATGCCCTGTTCTTAAAAGACCTTGCCGACAAAACCCGGCGCGGCCTACGTGGCCGCGTTGAAGCCGGTAAATCCGGCGGAGGCAAGTCTTACGGCTATGATGTCGTGCGCAAGTTCGATGGGAACGGCGAGCCAATCAAAGGTGATCGCGAGATCAATCAGGATCAGGCCGAGACCATCAATCAGATATTCCGTGACTACGCGGCGGGCATCTCTCCGAAAGCGATTGCCAAATCATTGAATGAACGTGGCATCCCTGGCCCCAGCGGTAAAGGCTGGACCCAAAGTACGATCAACGGCAATCGAGATCGCGGCACCGGCATTCTCAATAACGAGCTTTATATTGGCCGCCTGGTCTGGAACCGCCAGCGTTTTATCAAGGACCCAGACACCGGCAAGCGCGTCCCGCGCCTTAATCCTGAATCCGAATGGATCATTCAGGACGTGCCGGAGCTGGCGATTGTAGATCAAGAGCTTTGGCAAGCGGCCAAAGTGCGCCAGCAGAAGCTGACCAAGGCGCGCAAGAAGAATGATGCGCTGTGGGACTGCCGCCGTCCGAAATATCTGTTCTCCGGCTTAATGAAGTGCGGGGAATGCGGCGGAGGATTCTCCAAAATCTCCAGCGAGCATTTTGGTTGTTCGACGGCGCGCAACAAGGGAACCTGCTCTAACCGCCGTTCCATCCGTCGCAACCTCCTCGAAGATACCGTACTGAACGGGCTTCGCCATCATTTGATGGACCCGGAATTGGCAGCGGTGTTCGCGGAAGAATATACCCGCCATATGAACAAGCTTCGCATGGGGCGCAATGCGGCCATCAAAACCCACAAAGAAGAGCTTGATCGCAATAACAAGGAGCTCGACAAGCTGATCGACGCGATCTGCAATGGCGTACCTGCCGCCCGTGTGAAGGACCGCATGTGGGAGCTGGAAAACCGCAATGAGGAATTGAAAGGCCTGCTTGAAACCACAGTAGAAGAGCCGGTTTACATCCACCCCAATATGGGCAAACGCTACCGCGAGCAAATCGAAAAACTGGTGGCTGTTTTGAACGAGGATGACAAGCGCGCAGAGGCCGCAGAGATCATTCGCGGCCTGGTCGATAAAATCGTGCTGAGCCCAGATACTACGGCTAAGAAAGGTTTGAAAATTGACCTTCACGGAGCCTTGGCAGGCATCCTAAGTCTTGGGAAAGCTTGCAAAAACTCCAAGGACATATCGTCCTCAGAGCTTCAGCAAGTAGTGTTGGTAGCGGGGGCAGGATTCGAACCTACGACCTTCGGGTTATGA
- a CDS encoding MarR family winged helix-turn-helix transcriptional regulator — MTDIPALKLKNQVCHSLYSATNALIRAYRPVLDQLGLTYAQYLVMLALWDEDTVIIKNLVQRTRFDAGTLTPILKRLESKALVTIAKSSGDSRQKVIVLTPQGKALADRARKTPDNITRQIAMAPEDAQQLKALAEQLYSLINNNLLENDTE, encoded by the coding sequence TTGACTGACATACCCGCCCTCAAGCTCAAGAATCAAGTTTGCCACTCGCTGTATTCGGCCACCAACGCCCTAATTCGGGCTTATCGGCCGGTACTAGATCAGCTTGGCCTAACCTATGCGCAATACTTAGTCATGTTGGCGCTATGGGATGAAGACACCGTTATTATTAAAAATTTGGTGCAACGCACTCGTTTTGACGCTGGCACCCTTACCCCGATACTCAAGCGCTTAGAAAGCAAAGCCTTGGTCACCATTGCTAAATCCAGTGGCGATTCCCGGCAAAAAGTCATTGTGTTAACACCACAGGGCAAAGCCCTCGCTGACCGTGCGCGGAAGACACCCGACAATATCACCCGCCAAATTGCCATGGCGCCAGAGGACGCCCAGCAACTTAAAGCCCTCGCTGAACAGCTGTACTCGCTGATTAACAACAACCTACTAGAAAACGACACAGAGTAA
- a CDS encoding DUF1499 domain-containing protein — MKIALSVIGVLVVLFLARVIIQGNQVPELGVTDGKLAALSSKPNNVSSQAKDPEKRVATLPFKDSQASTLSALKKAVAAYGGAKVQAESDDYLYVVFTTSLMRYRDDVEFWLDTESQQVHYRSSSRAGYSDMGLNRKRYNKIAELYRDL; from the coding sequence ATGAAAATCGCCTTGTCAGTTATTGGCGTTCTTGTTGTGTTGTTTTTGGCTAGGGTAATTATTCAGGGCAATCAGGTGCCCGAGTTGGGCGTGACAGACGGCAAGTTAGCGGCACTAAGTAGTAAGCCAAATAATGTGTCTAGCCAAGCAAAAGACCCAGAGAAGCGGGTTGCTACTTTGCCCTTTAAAGATTCCCAAGCCAGCACCTTAAGCGCATTGAAAAAGGCCGTTGCAGCTTATGGCGGGGCCAAAGTTCAGGCTGAGTCAGACGACTACCTCTACGTGGTATTTACCACATCCCTAATGCGCTACCGCGATGACGTGGAGTTTTGGCTCGACACTGAAAGCCAGCAAGTGCATTACCGCTCATCTAGCCGAGCGGGTTATTCGGACATGGGCTTGAATCGCAAGCGTTACAACAAAATAGCCGAGTTGTATCGAGACCTATAA
- a CDS encoding TIGR03617 family F420-dependent LLM class oxidoreductase has product MKIDGPFYAQLNNAATEARRLADIGFDGIYTLEGSSDPFLPLVLASEHAPELDIATAIAVAFPRNPSHIAYQAWDLQTYSKGKFSLGVGSQIKPHIEKRFGLAFDPPAARMREYILAVKAFFACWQHGAALNFEGDYYRHTLMTPMFNPGPNPYGIPPIMLGAFGPKMTEVAGEVADGFIVHPFNTLPFLRELALPAVTRGLEKSARARSDFCLQVNAIVITGSSDEEYRAAEASVKGLLGFYGSTPAYRPAMDAVGLGHLQPTLNALSKQGKWEELADYINDDFLDAFTTRGRPADIAGLLKTKYAGLADRLAIYSPYAASDDMWRAIVADLHA; this is encoded by the coding sequence ATGAAAATTGATGGGCCCTTCTATGCGCAGCTAAATAATGCCGCCACTGAGGCTAGGCGTCTCGCAGACATTGGTTTTGACGGAATTTACACCTTAGAAGGAAGTTCAGACCCATTTTTGCCCCTCGTTTTGGCCAGTGAACACGCGCCAGAGCTTGATATAGCAACGGCGATTGCGGTCGCGTTTCCCCGCAATCCGTCTCATATAGCCTACCAAGCGTGGGATTTACAGACGTATTCTAAGGGCAAATTTAGCTTGGGAGTTGGCTCGCAAATAAAACCCCACATTGAAAAACGTTTTGGCCTCGCCTTTGATCCGCCAGCGGCGCGAATGCGCGAGTATATTTTAGCGGTAAAAGCATTTTTTGCTTGTTGGCAGCATGGCGCGGCGTTGAATTTTGAGGGTGATTACTACCGCCATACCCTGATGACACCAATGTTTAATCCAGGCCCTAACCCCTACGGTATACCGCCCATTATGCTCGGCGCGTTTGGCCCAAAAATGACCGAGGTGGCGGGCGAGGTTGCCGACGGCTTTATTGTCCACCCGTTCAATACGCTGCCTTTTCTCCGTGAGCTCGCCTTGCCTGCGGTAACACGCGGTTTAGAAAAATCGGCGCGCGCTCGGAGTGACTTTTGCTTGCAGGTTAATGCCATTGTTATTACGGGCAGCAGCGATGAGGAATACCGCGCGGCTGAGGCGAGCGTAAAGGGCTTGCTTGGCTTCTACGGTTCGACGCCCGCCTATCGCCCGGCAATGGATGCGGTGGGGCTCGGACATTTACAGCCAACGCTCAACGCCCTCTCTAAGCAGGGCAAGTGGGAGGAATTGGCCGATTATATTAACGACGATTTTTTGGATGCGTTTACTACCCGCGGGCGCCCAGCAGACATTGCTGGCTTGTTAAAAACAAAGTACGCAGGTTTGGCAGATCGCTTGGCAATCTATTCACCGTATGCGGCAAGCGATGATATGTGGCGCGCCATTGTGGCTGACTTGCATGCTTAA
- a CDS encoding zinc-dependent alcohol dehydrogenase family protein: MLKAQYTERGPIPQNSITAVEFDAPALAEDEALVELIASPINPSDVLTLTGEYGILPPLPAIGGNEGVGKIVKLGGKGPAVGQHVMLPVGVGTWSTHIVFKTAQLIPVPNEADPKQLAMMSINPPTALLMLEQFVDLDAGDWVIQNAANSGVGSYLVQLAKIKGLKTINIVRRESAIEGVKAQGGDVVLVDGPGLAKEVAKITGDKLPKLAIDAIGGAATDRIGACLAVGGTLVNYGLMSGEPCHLSAKSLVFSDVTLKGFWLARWFRTATPEQQMAVFGKITKYIIEGKLHTPIHAEYPVSEIKQAVAAAAEGGRDGKILVVG; encoded by the coding sequence ATGTTAAAAGCACAATACACCGAGCGCGGGCCAATTCCACAGAACTCAATTACTGCGGTGGAGTTTGACGCCCCGGCGCTGGCCGAAGACGAGGCCCTAGTAGAATTAATCGCCTCGCCAATTAACCCCTCAGACGTACTCACTCTTACGGGCGAATACGGCATATTGCCACCCTTGCCGGCCATTGGTGGTAATGAAGGCGTGGGCAAAATCGTGAAGCTAGGCGGCAAAGGCCCAGCTGTAGGTCAACACGTGATGTTGCCCGTGGGTGTTGGCACCTGGTCTACCCACATAGTGTTTAAGACCGCTCAGCTTATACCGGTACCCAATGAGGCCGATCCGAAGCAGTTGGCCATGATGAGCATCAACCCGCCAACGGCACTGCTGATGCTTGAGCAGTTTGTTGATCTAGACGCGGGTGATTGGGTCATTCAAAATGCAGCTAACTCAGGGGTAGGTAGCTACCTTGTTCAGCTCGCCAAAATTAAAGGCCTGAAAACCATTAATATTGTTCGCCGCGAATCTGCCATCGAAGGTGTCAAGGCCCAGGGTGGCGACGTGGTGCTGGTCGACGGCCCAGGCCTCGCTAAAGAAGTCGCTAAAATTACCGGCGATAAACTACCAAAGCTGGCGATTGACGCCATTGGTGGCGCGGCAACAGATCGCATTGGCGCCTGTCTTGCGGTGGGTGGCACTTTGGTGAACTACGGTTTAATGAGTGGTGAGCCCTGCCATTTGTCTGCAAAATCCTTGGTGTTTAGCGATGTAACCCTCAAAGGTTTCTGGCTGGCACGTTGGTTCCGCACGGCGACACCTGAGCAGCAAATGGCGGTATTTGGAAAAATCACTAAATACATAATTGAAGGTAAATTGCATACCCCAATTCATGCAGAGTACCCCGTTAGCGAAATTAAGCAGGCTGTTGCTGCGGCGGCCGAGGGTGGTCGTGACGGTAAGATATTAGTCGTGGGCTAA
- a CDS encoding mechanosensitive ion channel domain-containing protein, producing MHNLLTARLFACLILLAASVFAIAQDEERERIARAEADISQELLQIDGDILRDRERLRSAESALTNSITPSILEDARLDLASLRSRESGLKTRLKARRNKLSQLDADIADIESSGSASPDEDSLRQQHLQEMYAQRELLHSLIDRLERLNDRFQTRVALARQRLNLLQARFELPDLDATRKKPSRESLALQDKVDSLLSTASTARRDATQLTGDLPADRAKRRLLELTALASEERAEFYQLKIVRLQAERMLQSLAIFSGSQATPVRVIEKALANIEKLRDGLTDQQQLIKQKHEQFKDQGKIIRQQGEIASGADSTFQQRLGLINDLIDLAEQDDKAASNLIAKLDEVKNIYRNDLAGNASAELLILRELPSDGQAWRQLGRNMLSLPLRVGVALKQAFINTGKAYSRSDDGIKGLCILALLGLVFAGIQGRRVLAKQLQQVQARADSEEAAAWVPLAIIHRNLLGILPPIFVVIVGSLLNIRESDLILLLTPLLIFPVVKLALDFINNLLDHYTPELSRDKTAVLLMETRWVIVLSALLSGVLVIAHTVALSPTVIDAIDRLSMLCLLFITVPLLHLRRLLLEGVAGTLESKMLRSFTLLVPLLLLVCAITGLFGYVNLAQAVAKRLGWLFVVAVGLHFVRNILRASFKAIGRWFDRRDNESASYWRQYILGPLYRIAVLLSVVLGAQLLFSLYEWNMQTPVVRYIPLALDTTLFMAGTTAIKVKTFALALLVLFVAIWGAGWSKQVSYRWVYTGVSDQGIRNSLSTFTQYFVVVLGLVLAMKIIGLDLTALTVFAGALGVGIGFGMQQIVVNFISGILLLVERPLATTDLVNVDKYEGEVTRIGIRSLTVKTFDNQEVIIPNSAVITKPFTNWTRGDDVMRTILMVGISYDDDPHQAVSLIKALLIDHPAVLEEPSPKVLLWEYGDSALMIRVQFHSRIRGDVGKADLRSQLLFAIWDAFKEAGITIPYPQQDVHLRNYPPKLE from the coding sequence ATGCACAATCTCCTTACTGCCCGGCTATTTGCCTGTTTGATACTCCTTGCCGCCAGCGTTTTTGCTATTGCCCAAGACGAAGAGCGCGAGCGCATTGCCCGCGCCGAGGCCGACATTAGCCAAGAATTGCTGCAAATTGACGGTGACATTTTGCGTGACCGGGAGCGGCTACGCAGCGCCGAGTCGGCGCTCACCAACAGCATCACACCCAGTATTTTAGAAGATGCCAGACTTGATCTGGCCTCGCTCCGCTCCCGCGAGAGCGGTCTTAAAACCCGATTAAAAGCGCGCCGCAATAAGCTAAGTCAGCTAGACGCTGATATTGCCGACATAGAATCAAGTGGCTCAGCCAGCCCCGACGAAGACAGCCTGAGGCAACAGCATTTACAAGAGATGTACGCGCAACGCGAGCTACTGCATAGCCTGATCGACCGTCTCGAACGCTTAAATGATCGCTTTCAGACCCGAGTTGCCTTAGCTCGGCAGCGCCTTAATTTACTGCAAGCGCGCTTTGAATTGCCCGACCTAGACGCAACGCGCAAAAAGCCCAGCCGCGAAAGCCTGGCCTTACAGGACAAGGTCGATTCGCTACTCAGTACGGCGTCTACCGCGCGGCGGGATGCCACACAATTAACCGGCGACCTTCCCGCTGATCGCGCCAAACGTCGACTCTTAGAACTAACGGCACTGGCATCTGAAGAGCGGGCAGAGTTTTATCAGCTCAAAATTGTCCGCTTGCAGGCCGAGCGCATGCTGCAGTCTTTGGCCATATTCAGCGGCTCGCAGGCCACCCCCGTGCGGGTAATAGAAAAAGCCCTCGCCAATATCGAGAAATTGCGCGACGGCCTAACAGACCAACAACAACTCATAAAACAAAAGCACGAACAATTCAAAGACCAAGGAAAAATTATTCGTCAGCAGGGCGAAATTGCCAGCGGCGCCGACAGCACCTTTCAGCAGCGCTTGGGCCTAATTAACGACCTTATCGACTTAGCCGAGCAAGACGATAAGGCGGCGAGCAATTTAATTGCGAAGCTCGACGAGGTAAAAAATATTTACCGCAACGACTTGGCCGGAAACGCCAGCGCCGAACTACTCATTTTGCGGGAGCTGCCCTCTGACGGGCAAGCTTGGCGCCAGCTTGGCAGAAACATGTTAAGCCTGCCGCTTCGGGTCGGCGTCGCCTTAAAACAAGCATTTATTAATACTGGCAAAGCGTATTCCCGCAGTGACGATGGCATAAAAGGTCTCTGCATTCTTGCGCTGCTCGGTTTGGTGTTTGCGGGTATTCAAGGCCGCCGCGTGCTAGCCAAACAACTGCAACAGGTTCAAGCTCGCGCCGACAGCGAAGAAGCGGCCGCCTGGGTACCTCTCGCCATTATTCACCGCAATTTACTCGGTATACTGCCGCCAATCTTTGTTGTTATTGTTGGCTCGCTATTAAATATACGCGAGTCAGACCTTATTCTGCTGCTCACGCCACTGCTTATTTTCCCGGTAGTTAAGCTTGCGCTAGACTTCATTAATAATTTACTCGACCACTACACACCCGAACTTAGCCGCGACAAAACAGCGGTGCTGCTGATGGAAACCCGCTGGGTGATTGTGCTCAGCGCCCTGCTCAGTGGTGTGTTGGTTATTGCTCACACCGTTGCCCTGTCGCCCACCGTGATCGATGCCATCGATCGCCTGTCGATGCTGTGCCTGCTTTTTATTACCGTACCGCTGCTGCATTTACGCCGCCTGTTACTAGAAGGGGTGGCTGGCACCCTCGAATCCAAAATGCTGCGCAGCTTTACCTTACTCGTTCCCTTACTACTGCTCGTCTGCGCCATTACCGGGCTATTTGGTTACGTTAATTTAGCGCAGGCGGTGGCCAAACGTCTTGGCTGGCTATTTGTAGTCGCGGTGGGCCTGCACTTTGTGCGCAATATTTTGCGCGCCAGCTTCAAGGCCATCGGCCGCTGGTTTGACCGTCGCGACAATGAGTCTGCAAGCTACTGGCGTCAATATATTCTCGGCCCACTGTATCGCATCGCGGTATTGCTGAGCGTGGTACTTGGCGCGCAACTTTTGTTCAGTTTGTATGAATGGAATATGCAAACGCCTGTGGTGCGTTATATACCACTAGCCTTAGACACCACCTTATTTATGGCGGGCACTACGGCCATCAAGGTAAAGACGTTTGCGCTGGCCTTGCTGGTTTTGTTTGTGGCGATATGGGGTGCTGGCTGGAGCAAGCAGGTTAGTTACCGCTGGGTTTACACTGGGGTTAGCGACCAAGGCATTCGCAATAGTCTTTCTACTTTTACCCAATACTTTGTGGTGGTTTTAGGTTTGGTCTTGGCCATGAAAATTATCGGTCTAGACCTAACCGCACTCACTGTATTTGCTGGTGCCCTGGGGGTTGGTATTGGCTTTGGTATGCAACAGATTGTTGTTAATTTTATTAGCGGCATACTGCTGCTAGTAGAGCGTCCGCTGGCCACCACCGACCTTGTTAACGTCGACAAATACGAAGGCGAGGTGACCCGTATCGGCATTCGTTCACTTACGGTAAAGACCTTCGACAACCAAGAAGTCATCATTCCTAACTCGGCGGTAATTACCAAACCCTTCACCAACTGGACTCGTGGCGACGACGTGATGCGCACCATACTCATGGTTGGCATTAGTTATGACGACGACCCCCATCAAGCCGTCAGTCTTATCAAGGCCCTGCTCATCGACCACCCCGCCGTGCTCGAAGAGCCGAGCCCCAAAGTATTATTATGGGAGTATGGTGACTCGGCCCTCATGATTCGGGTTCAATTTCACTCACGGATTCGCGGTGACGTTGGCAAAGCGGATTTGCGCTCGCAATTACTCTTCGCCATTTGGGATGCCTTTAAGGAGGCCGGCATTACTATTCCCTACCCCCAGCAAGATGTTCACTTGCGCAACTACCCGCCCAAACTAGAATAG
- a CDS encoding peptidase M19, translating into MNVRLLPLVFLSFTLISACGGSSSSSTSSHSTPKPSSEVPQTRFAMANGCYALQSVKTAKYVVAAAESGYATTAASTSGAEAFFMQPATLGKYLFYTKDKRLLTAAADTISGEEAATDAAIWTINLNTSNASFSIVSDSTSQTMQVNDSGALIAGPASTEPAAQFKFAPATNCTSYPEMPTSISGETFKGRGVDKPIIGFADIHTHMGMSNEMSYAGDVGPSAGGVLYGGPIHRFGVDHALEDCEELHGPNGIRDGNNVISENPTDSHETKGWPTFVDWPRRDYLTHQVMYYKWVERAYLSGLRLMVNHGTNIAGLCNVGKVIAANPNADCDDMSVAVKQVEYLYEVQDYIDAQYGGPGKGWYRIVKSPQEARTVINDGKMAVVLGVEVAQVFDCGVTFLLGGIEQRNCDEAQIDSEIQRLWDLGVRHVYPFHDINSSLGGAGLFNGSTMNLLNFLDTKAFFKTTTCRDYPVDEPLVRSPGTEMATGIPGTGDDPISQAFFEVSAGASPLYPAGVRCNARTVTDLGEYALRALMKRGMVIDIDHAAYHSKDIMIELAEQEVPKYPLSSSHDAHGGLTSDQAAKMLKNGGVIYPYKGNGIKHKEFLEKLKFWRAKAGISDTDQVLGLGYGADANGFGGHPGPRGGDSEPVRYPFTLFSGDDWGPQFSGFKPVTVNMLLIPDSGKYWHIDETGMSHYGLVADFVEEVRLEGGKEALDALYNSAEGYVKMWERAYNRNANLSSAK; encoded by the coding sequence ATGAATGTTCGTCTATTGCCCCTTGTTTTTCTATCCTTCACATTGATTAGTGCCTGCGGCGGTTCCAGTTCCAGCAGTACCAGTAGCCACAGCACCCCCAAACCCAGCTCTGAAGTACCGCAAACCCGCTTTGCCATGGCCAATGGCTGTTATGCACTGCAGTCGGTAAAAACCGCAAAGTACGTTGTTGCCGCAGCGGAATCCGGCTACGCCACTACTGCCGCGAGCACTAGCGGGGCAGAAGCCTTCTTCATGCAGCCAGCGACGCTGGGCAAGTATCTGTTTTACACCAAGGACAAACGCCTCCTAACCGCCGCTGCCGACACCATTAGTGGTGAAGAGGCCGCGACTGACGCGGCTATTTGGACCATAAACCTGAATACCAGTAACGCCAGCTTTAGTATTGTGTCTGACAGCACTAGCCAGACTATGCAGGTAAATGACAGCGGTGCGCTAATCGCTGGACCAGCCAGTACGGAGCCCGCGGCCCAATTTAAATTCGCCCCCGCGACCAACTGCACCAGCTACCCAGAAATGCCGACATCAATAAGCGGCGAAACCTTTAAAGGCAGAGGTGTAGACAAGCCTATTATCGGCTTTGCCGATATCCACACTCACATGGGTATGTCGAATGAAATGTCTTATGCCGGAGACGTTGGTCCCTCGGCTGGCGGCGTTTTATACGGTGGGCCTATCCACCGCTTTGGCGTAGACCACGCCCTAGAAGACTGCGAAGAGCTGCACGGCCCCAACGGTATTCGCGACGGCAATAATGTAATTAGTGAAAACCCCACCGACAGCCATGAAACCAAAGGCTGGCCTACGTTTGTAGACTGGCCGCGCCGCGACTACTTAACTCACCAAGTCATGTATTACAAATGGGTCGAGCGCGCCTATTTGTCTGGCTTGCGCCTGATGGTGAACCACGGCACTAACATCGCGGGCTTATGTAACGTCGGCAAGGTGATTGCCGCCAACCCTAACGCCGACTGCGACGATATGAGTGTTGCCGTTAAGCAAGTTGAATACCTCTATGAAGTGCAAGACTACATCGACGCCCAGTACGGCGGCCCCGGCAAAGGCTGGTATCGCATTGTAAAATCGCCACAAGAAGCGCGTACCGTGATTAACGACGGCAAAATGGCCGTGGTCCTCGGCGTTGAAGTTGCACAGGTATTTGACTGTGGCGTCACCTTTTTGCTCGGTGGGATCGAACAACGTAATTGTGACGAAGCCCAAATTGATTCTGAAATTCAGCGCTTGTGGGATCTTGGCGTTCGCCATGTTTATCCCTTCCACGACATCAACAGCTCACTGGGCGGCGCCGGTCTTTTTAATGGCAGCACCATGAACTTGCTTAATTTCTTGGACACCAAAGCCTTCTTTAAAACTACCACCTGCCGCGACTATCCCGTAGACGAGCCCTTAGTTCGCTCTCCCGGCACAGAGATGGCTACCGGCATTCCCGGCACTGGCGACGACCCAATATCACAAGCCTTTTTTGAAGTGAGCGCCGGCGCCTCACCACTCTACCCCGCCGGTGTTCGCTGCAATGCGCGCACGGTAACCGATTTAGGTGAATACGCGCTGCGCGCACTGATGAAGCGCGGCATGGTGATTGATATTGACCATGCCGCCTACCACAGCAAAGACATTATGATTGAACTCGCTGAGCAAGAAGTGCCCAAATACCCGCTGTCTTCCTCGCACGACGCTCACGGCGGCTTAACCAGCGACCAAGCCGCAAAAATGCTGAAAAACGGCGGCGTTATTTATCCCTACAAAGGCAATGGTATTAAGCACAAGGAGTTTTTAGAGAAGTTAAAATTCTGGCGTGCAAAAGCAGGCATTAGCGACACCGATCAAGTGTTAGGTCTAGGCTACGGCGCCGATGCCAACGGCTTTGGCGGCCACCCAGGACCTCGTGGCGGCGACTCAGAACCAGTTCGCTACCCATTCACCCTATTTAGCGGCGACGACTGGGGCCCACAATTTAGCGGTTTCAAGCCCGTTACCGTCAACATGCTGTTAATTCCCGATAGCGGCAAATACTGGCATATCGACGAAACCGGCATGTCGCACTACGGCCTTGTTGCCGACTTCGTTGAAGAAGTGCGCCTAGAAGGTGGCAAAGAAGCCCTTGACGCCCTGTACAACTCGGCCGAAGGCTACGTGAAAATGTGGGAGCGCGCTTACAACCGCAACGCGAATCTGAGTAGTGCCAAATAA
- a CDS encoding transporter substrate-binding domain-containing protein, producing the protein MRALWQTLLILIFFSSLAQAQQTMRVGVKSVPPFAMQTESGEWTGISVELWNNIARQQNWETQWLPMKSARAQIDALANDTIDVAVGALSMTPEREQLIDFSYSFFSTGLGIATPVKSSGWTTLLVQLISPAFLSAVGILAVLLLAVGALLWLVEHKRNPEQFGGSVADGIGNGFWWSAVTMTTVGYGDKAPVTRAGRLLATVWMFVSVITISSFTAAIASSVTLNQMRTAVNGVDDLDRVRTLVVAGSTGEQSLANRGIRANTVTDPEAGLNTLKSGQADALVYDEAVLRYLLRNDDANIQVLSFSGSKQDYALGLRSGFEQRENLNRSLLEVTRSSAWQTTMQQFIGIK; encoded by the coding sequence ATGAGAGCGCTTTGGCAGACACTTCTTATTCTGATCTTCTTCAGCTCCCTGGCGCAGGCCCAGCAGACAATGCGCGTTGGCGTAAAATCGGTACCACCGTTTGCAATGCAAACTGAATCTGGCGAATGGACCGGGATCTCGGTTGAACTCTGGAATAATATTGCCCGGCAGCAAAACTGGGAAACCCAATGGCTGCCAATGAAATCGGCCAGAGCGCAAATAGACGCCCTAGCCAATGACACCATTGATGTGGCGGTGGGCGCGCTGTCGATGACCCCCGAGCGCGAGCAGCTCATCGACTTTAGCTACTCCTTTTTCTCAACCGGCCTAGGTATTGCCACACCGGTAAAAAGCAGCGGCTGGACCACCCTCTTAGTGCAACTCATATCCCCCGCCTTTCTCAGCGCGGTCGGCATTCTTGCCGTGCTGCTACTCGCGGTTGGCGCGCTGTTGTGGCTAGTCGAACACAAGCGTAATCCCGAGCAGTTTGGCGGCAGTGTCGCCGATGGCATTGGCAACGGCTTTTGGTGGTCTGCCGTGACCATGACCACCGTCGGCTACGGCGACAAGGCGCCAGTCACCAGAGCCGGACGCCTGCTCGCAACAGTGTGGATGTTTGTCAGCGTCATCACGATCTCCAGCTTTACCGCCGCCATTGCCTCGTCGGTGACCCTAAACCAAATGCGTACTGCGGTGAATGGTGTTGACGACTTAGACCGGGTTCGCACCTTGGTGGTCGCCGGTTCTACTGGTGAGCAAAGCCTTGCAAACAGAGGGATTAGGGCAAACACCGTCACCGATCCAGAAGCCGGGCTAAACACCCTTAAAAGCGGCCAAGCTGACGCGCTGGTATACGACGAGGCCGTGCTGCGCTATTTACTGCGCAATGACGACGCCAACATTCAGGTCTTGAGCTTTTCTGGAAGCAAGCAGGATTATGCACTGGGTTTGCGCTCAGGCTTTGAGCAGCGCGAAAACCTTAACCGCAGTTTGCTAGAGGTGACCCGCAGCAGCGCGTGGCAGACAACCATGCAGCAATTTATAGGAATAAAATAA